A stretch of the Sphingobacterium thalpophilum genome encodes the following:
- a CDS encoding MBL fold metallo-hydrolase — MLTIRTFTFNPYQENTYLVYNEFGNAVIIDPGMYGEKEQRDLVEFIEHQDLSPKLLLNTHCHIDHVLGNHYIHEKYGLLPQFHEGEIPILVAVQNYAPQMGFHYDVSPIGEQFLNDGDHILLDNDELEVILAPGHSPAHLCFYSHAQKFLIGGDVLFRNSIGRTDLPGGNHQQLLESIKQRIYALPDDTIVYPGHGPSTTIGFEKNSNPFIRG, encoded by the coding sequence ATGCTAACGATCAGAACATTCACATTCAATCCTTATCAAGAAAATACCTATCTAGTATATAATGAATTCGGGAACGCTGTCATTATCGATCCGGGCATGTATGGCGAAAAAGAGCAACGTGATCTTGTGGAGTTTATCGAACATCAGGACCTTAGTCCTAAATTGCTACTAAACACGCATTGCCACATCGACCACGTACTGGGCAATCACTACATTCATGAGAAGTACGGTCTCCTTCCACAATTCCATGAGGGAGAGATCCCGATCTTGGTTGCTGTTCAAAATTATGCTCCCCAAATGGGTTTTCACTACGACGTTTCTCCCATCGGCGAACAATTTTTGAACGATGGAGATCATATTCTGCTGGATAATGATGAACTAGAGGTTATTCTCGCCCCCGGCCATTCTCCTGCACATCTATGTTTCTACTCCCACGCCCAGAAATTTTTGATCGGAGGAGATGTTCTCTTCCGCAACAGCATCGGACGTACGGATTTACCGGGAGGCAACCATCAGCAACTGCTGGAGAGTATCAAACAACGGATTTACGCGCTGCCCGACGATACGATAGTTTATCCGGGCCATGGCCCCTCAACAACGATCGGTTTCGAGAAAAACTCCAATCCATTTATCCGAGGATAG
- a CDS encoding shikimate dehydrogenase family protein, which produces MKKLGLIGFPLGHSFSKKYYLEKFQQEDINDVDYDLYPIEHISDFVPIYSDKDFYGVNVTIPYKIEVMRYLDELSEEAKSIQAVNCVRILHSDDGSVYLKGYNTDAYGFETSLKPLLTPKDQKALVLGNGGAAKAVIYALNQLNIAYKLVSRTKQADHYTYEELDASILSEYTVIINCSPVGTYPNITACPKLPYEYINENHLCYDLIYNPEETAFLRKGREQGARTKNGYEMLLLQAEKNWEIWNS; this is translated from the coding sequence ATGAAAAAACTAGGTCTAATTGGATTTCCTTTAGGACATTCCTTTTCCAAGAAATATTATTTAGAAAAGTTTCAGCAAGAAGACATCAACGATGTCGATTATGACCTCTATCCGATTGAACATATTTCGGATTTTGTGCCCATTTATTCTGATAAAGACTTTTACGGTGTAAACGTTACAATTCCTTATAAAATCGAGGTAATGCGTTACCTGGATGAATTATCCGAAGAAGCCAAATCCATACAAGCTGTAAACTGTGTCCGCATCCTGCACTCCGATGATGGCTCGGTTTATCTGAAAGGTTACAATACAGATGCCTATGGTTTCGAAACCTCTCTCAAACCCTTGCTTACGCCAAAAGATCAGAAAGCACTTGTATTAGGCAATGGTGGTGCTGCAAAAGCAGTCATATATGCGCTCAATCAATTGAACATTGCATACAAACTGGTCAGCCGGACAAAACAGGCGGATCATTATACGTATGAAGAACTGGATGCTTCCATTTTGTCTGAGTATACAGTGATTATAAATTGCTCGCCCGTAGGCACATACCCCAATATCACAGCATGTCCCAAATTGCCCTATGAATATATCAATGAGAACCATTTGTGTTACGACCTGATTTATAATCCCGAAGAAACGGCTTTTTTAAGGAAAGGAAGAGAGCAGGGTGCCCGCACCAAAAACGGGTACGAAATGTTGCTGCTTCAGGCAGAGAAAAATTGGGAAATCTGGAATAGTTAG
- a CDS encoding tetratricopeptide repeat protein gives MEEDFEFENPEERKISVDRYEEMLRNEDQYFFDSKAFEGIIDYYAEKNDPVKALQVAEFAISQHPFDITFLLKQAQLFSTIQQYQNALAALDKAELLEPSEGDIFLIRGGILGGIGQFDTALEHLFKALPLLDNKDEVYFHIAMIYQAQMNYDKAIVYLKKALELNMDYQEALYELAYCYDVLDRQEESISFYKKYIDSDPYSYYAWYNLGNSYHKIGKFAEALDAYDYAILIKEDFSSAYFNKGNALVNLDRYQEALEVYKQTFEYEQPSADTYCAIGECYEKLEQMEEARNYYKKAVKLDAELADAWFGIGVTLDFEERYFESLHFYKKALELEDTNPDYWFAIADARYKLQQIDQAEEAYKKVVTLNPSDIDAWLDYSSILFEQNKIDESIDVMSEAITQNPQAAELYYRIVAYLFANGQYNEALNFLELGLATNPDKHYILFDYLPQLQGNQIITEIVKKYTKPNN, from the coding sequence ATGGAAGAGGATTTTGAATTTGAAAACCCCGAGGAAAGAAAAATCTCGGTGGACCGATATGAGGAAATGCTTCGAAACGAGGATCAGTATTTTTTTGATTCCAAAGCTTTTGAAGGCATAATTGACTATTACGCTGAAAAGAATGACCCCGTAAAAGCACTGCAAGTAGCAGAATTTGCCATTAGCCAGCACCCGTTTGATATCACGTTTTTATTAAAACAGGCACAGCTGTTTTCCACGATCCAGCAGTATCAGAATGCACTGGCGGCATTGGATAAAGCCGAGTTACTGGAGCCCTCAGAAGGCGATATCTTTCTCATCAGAGGTGGGATACTCGGTGGCATCGGACAATTTGATACAGCTTTGGAACATTTGTTTAAAGCATTGCCGTTGCTCGACAATAAAGATGAGGTCTACTTTCATATTGCCATGATCTATCAGGCTCAGATGAATTATGACAAGGCCATAGTCTATCTGAAAAAAGCACTTGAACTCAACATGGACTATCAGGAAGCACTTTACGAACTCGCATATTGCTATGACGTACTTGATAGACAGGAAGAGAGCATTTCCTTTTATAAAAAATATATTGATTCGGATCCCTATTCCTACTATGCCTGGTACAATTTGGGGAACTCCTATCATAAGATCGGTAAATTTGCAGAGGCACTGGATGCCTATGATTATGCCATTCTGATCAAAGAAGACTTTTCTTCAGCCTACTTTAACAAAGGAAATGCTTTAGTTAATCTAGACCGCTACCAGGAAGCTCTGGAAGTCTACAAACAGACTTTCGAGTATGAGCAGCCAAGTGCCGACACCTATTGCGCCATAGGTGAATGTTACGAGAAACTGGAGCAAATGGAAGAGGCCCGCAATTATTATAAAAAGGCTGTCAAACTTGATGCTGAACTTGCAGACGCATGGTTTGGCATCGGTGTGACACTCGATTTCGAAGAACGTTATTTTGAATCGCTCCATTTTTACAAAAAGGCCCTGGAATTGGAGGATACCAACCCCGATTATTGGTTTGCCATAGCGGATGCACGGTATAAACTGCAGCAAATCGATCAGGCGGAAGAAGCCTACAAGAAAGTTGTGACCTTAAATCCATCCGATATCGACGCCTGGCTGGACTATTCGTCAATTTTGTTTGAACAAAATAAAATCGATGAGTCTATCGATGTAATGTCGGAAGCGATCACGCAGAATCCACAAGCGGCCGAACTGTATTATCGAATAGTCGCTTACCTGTTTGCCAACGGACAGTATAACGAAGCTCTAAATTTTCTGGAACTCGGGCTGGCAACAAATCCTGACAAACATTATATTCTCTTTGACTACCTGCCACAATTACAAGGCAACCAGATCATCACAGAGATTGTAAAAAAATATACTAAACCGAACAATTAA
- a CDS encoding OmpA family protein, with protein sequence MNYSTIKKTAVAATLVAALGFAGTAQAQQVFGGRSQYRTWSIGVQGGITTPNTVIGGNNAFGQKVGYFQNKVGEYYGLTVRKQFSHLFGLELEANRGKIKTYNADASGPAFEAGSGTVGLGRAQSAETKVNWAASLNGVFQLGTIDFLRRENAVNFYAKVGLGAFAYNPIQYANNDFSGTVVYENKWGEDGNFGGDRTPTDKDKEYRLGMIVPVGVGAKFKLSEVVALNLGYTMNFTDEALLYGPNRHGAAKQRFSNVYGGLEFTLGSRDKQNLTFANPVATLYDELKDPSLRNEVEALKQRVSTLEGTVNTLSADADGDGVSDKFDKCPGTPAGTPVDGSGCPIKFPEPVVETGTANGYYAPIQFEFDSSVLKTSSYSTLDKLAKELRDNNSSVTLDGYASAEGTEAYNLTLSKDRANSVKQYLVNAGVPSSSITANGYGEKNPVASNATEEGRIQNRRVEIKK encoded by the coding sequence ATGAACTATTCTACAATTAAAAAAACAGCTGTTGCTGCTACATTAGTTGCCGCTTTAGGTTTCGCTGGTACAGCACAAGCTCAGCAAGTATTCGGTGGTAGATCACAATACAGAACTTGGTCTATCGGAGTTCAAGGTGGTATCACTACACCTAATACTGTAATTGGTGGTAACAACGCTTTTGGTCAAAAAGTAGGTTACTTCCAAAATAAAGTGGGTGAATACTATGGTTTAACCGTACGTAAACAATTCTCTCACCTTTTCGGTTTAGAATTGGAAGCTAACCGTGGTAAAATCAAGACGTATAATGCTGACGCTTCCGGTCCTGCATTCGAAGCTGGATCTGGAACTGTAGGTTTAGGCCGTGCGCAGTCTGCTGAAACTAAAGTAAACTGGGCAGCGAGCTTAAATGGTGTATTCCAATTGGGAACAATCGACTTCCTAAGGAGAGAAAATGCCGTTAACTTCTATGCTAAAGTAGGTTTAGGTGCTTTCGCTTATAACCCTATTCAGTATGCGAACAATGACTTCAGCGGTACTGTTGTTTATGAAAACAAATGGGGTGAAGATGGTAATTTCGGAGGTGATCGTACACCAACAGACAAAGACAAAGAATACCGTTTAGGTATGATCGTTCCTGTAGGTGTTGGTGCAAAATTCAAATTATCTGAAGTTGTTGCCTTAAACCTAGGTTACACCATGAACTTCACTGACGAAGCTTTATTGTACGGACCAAACAGACACGGAGCTGCTAAACAACGTTTCTCTAATGTATACGGTGGTTTAGAGTTCACTTTAGGTTCAAGAGACAAACAAAACTTGACTTTTGCTAACCCAGTTGCGACACTTTACGATGAGTTGAAAGATCCTTCATTGAGAAACGAAGTTGAAGCATTGAAACAACGCGTAAGCACTTTGGAAGGTACTGTTAACACATTGAGCGCAGACGCTGATGGTGACGGTGTATCTGACAAATTTGATAAATGCCCTGGTACTCCAGCTGGTACTCCAGTAGACGGTTCAGGTTGTCCAATCAAATTCCCAGAGCCCGTAGTTGAAACTGGAACTGCTAACGGCTACTATGCGCCAATTCAGTTCGAATTCGATAGCTCAGTGTTGAAAACGTCTTCTTACTCTACTTTAGATAAATTAGCTAAAGAACTACGTGACAACAACTCTTCTGTAACTTTAGATGGTTATGCATCTGCAGAAGGTACTGAAGCGTACAACTTGACATTGTCTAAAGACCGTGCAAACTCTGTAAAACAATACTTAGTAAATGCTGGTGTTCCTTCATCAAGCATCACTGCTAACGGTTACGGTGAGAAAAACCCAGTTGCTTCTAACGCTACTGAAGAAGGTCGTATCCAAAACCGTCGTGTTGAGATCAAAAAATAA